A DNA window from Arachis hypogaea cultivar Tifrunner chromosome 18, arahy.Tifrunner.gnm2.J5K5, whole genome shotgun sequence contains the following coding sequences:
- the LOC112770582 gene encoding uncharacterized protein — MNLEGATDAVRCRAFLVTLAGPAIKWFNALPNGSITGFRNISRKFMAQFTTRITKVKHPISLLGVTQKHDESTRKYLDRFNDECLTVDGLIDLVASLCLTNGLMNEDFRKHLTTKPLWTMHEIQNVARDYINDEEVSQVVAANKRQHSNTQHGNPSPRHNPPPRENQRDHPKPTNANRPPRIGKFSNYTPLTAPITEIYHKIADRGIIPKARQLKERTSGNKTLYCDYHQGYGHRTQDCFDLKDALKQAIRDGKLPEFAKIIREPKRAERDSSTEREWRNPRMPKQPKDSPEDDPTIIVNVITGKDVSGKSKSTLKRTSKSSPSETKLQPPLPTTR; from the coding sequence ATGAACCTAGAAGGCGCCACCGACGCCGTCCGATGCAGAGCCTTCCTAGTGACCCTAGCCGGGCCAGCAATCAAATGGTTCAATGCCCTCCCCAACGGATCCATAACCGGTTTTCGTAACATATCACGGAAGTTCATGGCCCAATTCACCACCAGAATCACCAAGGTCAAACACCCCATCAGCCTATTGGGAGTCACACAGAAACATGACGAATCTACGAGAAAATATCTCGACCGATTCAACGACGAGTGCCTGACAGTCGACGGGCTCATAGACTTGGTCGCAAGTCTCTGCCTTACAAATGGACTCATGAACGAAGACTTCCGCAAGCACCTTACCACCAAACCACTGtggaccatgcacgagatccagaaCGTCGCCAGAGATTATATAAATGACGAGGAGGTCAGCCAGGTCGTCGCTGCCAACAAACGGCAACACAGCAACACCCAACACGGCAACCCGTCACCCCGACATAACCCACCACCCAGAGAAAATCAAAGGGACCATCCCAAACCAACAAATGCAAACCGACCACCCAGAATCGGCAAATTCTCCAATTACACACCCTTGACAGCCCCAATTACCGAGATATATCACAAAATAGCAGACCGAGGTATCATCCCAAAAGCTCGACAACTCAAAGAAAGAACGAGCGGCAACAAAACCCTTTATTGCGACTACCACCAAGGTTACGGGCACAGGACACAAGACtgtttcgaccttaaagacgcACTCAAACAAGCCATAAGAGACGGCAAGCTCCCAGAGTTcgccaaaatcatcagagaaccaaaACGCGCGGAAAGAGACAGCTCGACAGAAAGAGAATGGCGCAACCCAAGAATGCCAaaacaacccaaggatagcccaGAGGACGACCCAACCATAATAGTAAACGTTATCACAGGCAAAGACGTATCGGGCAAGTCAAAATCAACACTAAAAAGGACCTCAAAGTCCTCGCCGTCAGAAACCAAACTCCAACCACCGCTGCCGACAACACGGTAA
- the LOC112770584 gene encoding uncharacterized protein, whose translation MLAKTESGEQLISDLKLIMSTLRKHQMRLNPAKCAFGMETGKFLSFMITQCGVEANPEKCRAVLEMTSPKNLNDIQKLTGRLTALSHFLGALAQKAIPFFKLMKKGAPFKWDAKCEEEFQHFKRVLEEPPVLAKPQTGETLYLYLSITEEALAAALIRENEKKEQKPIYFISKVLQDTETHYSRLEKLAFALLTASRRLRQYFQTHPVIVRTDQAVKQVLQKPDLAGTMLAWSIELSQFQIKFEPRNAIKAQAMANFIAEMTPGNSTLESWKLHVNGSSNITSGGAGVILESQNGVIIEQSVRYEFPVSNNQVEYEALLASLALAKEVGAKVLKVNTDSQVVSSQINGDYQMRDPLLQQYLAKVNKLKEGFNRVTIQHVPRERNARADLLSKLASTKPGHSNKLLIQEVVRSPSISTTTNAYLKLSSRESWTYPILQYLLNGTLPEDPKEEKRTKREAANYTVIAGQLYKRGFSQPLLKCVEPGDTEYILCEVHEGCCGHHIGGKTLAKKVIRAGYFWPTVIRDSMQLVKNCNKCQRHANIHQATPHQLSIISAEWPFGTWGIDFVGPFPTAPGQLRYLIVAIDYYTKWIEAEPLASITATQCRKFLWR comes from the coding sequence atgctcgccaAGACCGAATCCGGCGAGCAACTCATCAGCGATCTCAAGCTCATAATGAGCACCTTACGAAAACAccaaatgcgactcaacccggcaaAATGCGCCTTCGGAATGGAGACAGGAAAGTTTCTCAGCTTTATGATCACACAATGCGGAGTTGAAGCCAACCCAGAGAAATGTCGTGCCGTCCTTGAGATGACAAGCCCAAAAAACCTTAATGACATCCAAAAGCTCACCGGCCGGCTCACTGCGCTATCCCATTTCCTCGGGGCATTAGCACAAAAAGCAATCCCCTTCTTCAAACTGATGAAGAAAGGAGCCCCCTTCAAATGGGACGCAAAATGCGAAGAAGAATTCCAACATTTCAAAAGAGTCCTAGAGGAACCACCAGTTCTCGCCAAACCCCAAACAGGGGAGACCCTCTACCtatacctctccataacggaagaAGCACTCGCAGCGGCACTCATCCGCGAAAAcgagaaaaaagaacaaaaacccatctacttcataagcaaagtACTTCAAGACACGGAAACCCACTACTCACGCCTAGAAAAGCTAGCCTTCGCACTCCTCACGGCCTCCCGACGTTTGCGACAGTATTTTCAGACCCATCCCGTGATAGTCCGAACTGACCAAGCGGTCAAACAAGTACTACAAAAACCCGACCTAGCAGGAACaatgctagcatggtccatcgAGCTGTCCCAGTTTCAAATCAAGTTCGAACCCCGAAATGCAATCAAAGCACAAGCCATGGCCAACTTCATCGCCGAGATGACGCCGGGAAACTCCACCCTCGAGTCATGGAAACTACACGTCAACGGCTCATCGAACATCACCTCCGGAGGCGCCGGAGTCATACTCGAAAGTCAAAATGGGGTCATAATCGAACAGTCAGTGCGGTACGAGTTCCCAGTGTCAAATAATCAAGTAGAGTATGAGGCCCTCCTGGCAAGCTTAGCCCTAGCTAAGGAAGTCGGAGCAAAGGTCCTGAAAGTAAATACCGATTCACAGGTAGTCAGTTCCCAAATTAACGGAGACTACCAAATGCGAGATCCCCTACTCCAACAATACCTCGCCAAGGTAAACAAACTAAAAGAAGGATTCAATCGCGTAACCATACAGCACGTTCCTAGGGAACGGAATGCCAGGGCAGACCTCCTCtctaaactagccagcaccaaaccaggacacAGCAACAAGTTGCTAATTCAGGAAGTCGTTAGATCACCTTCTATATCGACCACGACTAATGCCTATCTGAAACTCTCTAGTCGGGAATCATGGACCTACCCTATCCTACAATATCTCCTCAACGGAACACTGCCAGAAGACCCCAAGGAAGAAAAACGGACAAAAAGGGAAGCCGCCAATTACACAGTCATCGCAGGACAACTATACAAACGTGGATTCTCGCAACCCCTGCTCAAATGCGTTGAACCCGGAGACACGGAGTACATACTCTGCGAAGTCCATGAAGGCTGTTGCGGCCACCACATCGGGGGTAAAACCCTGGCCAAAAAAGTCATCCGGGCCGGATACTTCTGGCCCACGGTTATCCGGGACTCCATGCAGCTGGTAAAAAATTGCAAtaaatgccaaaggcacgccaatATCCACCAGGCCACCCCACACCAGCTCAGCATCATATCGGCAGAATGGCCATTCGGTACTTGGGGGATCGACTTTGTCGGGCCCTTTCCTACGGCACCCGGACAACTCCGGTATCTCATCGTTGCCATAGATTATTATACCAAATGGATCGAGGCCGAACCCCTGGCCTCCATCACAGCAACCCAATGCCGCAAATTCCTCTGGCGATAG
- the LOC112773226 gene encoding amino acid permease 4-like, which produces MIFFSLVTLYTSYFLANCYRAGDPITGKRSYTYMEAIGNILGGKNVYFCGIIQYANLYGTTIGYTIGASLSMMAITKIHCIYSSEGKDPCVIYGNPYLMGFGIIQLGFSQLPDFHNISWLSILAAAMSFTYSIIGLILGIIKIAENGTVMGTLAGAKGELPIDKVWGIFLALGNIAFAYSYSFILIEIQDTIKSPFELKTMMFATRISIATTTTFYVLCGCIGYGAFGNSAPGNLLTAFDNPIWLIDIANLALVIHLVGAYQVYSQPLFAFVEEHASKRWPSLEIEHKVEIPFLPSFKLNKLRLVWRSFFVVVTTFISMLVPFFNDIMGVIGALGFWPLTVYFPVEMYIKQMKIQKWSEKWIGLQCLSMFCLLVTLAALVGSVVGVLLDLSKFKAFSSQL; this is translated from the exons ATGATCTTCTTTAGTCTCGTCACTTTGTATACTTCATATTTTCTTGCAAATTGTTATCGTGCTGGAGACCCTATTACTGGCAAGAGGAGCTACACTTACATGgaagccattggcaacattcTTG GAggaaaaaatgtttatttttgtGGAATAATACAATATGCAAATCTTTATGGAACTACAATAGGATATACAATTGGGGCCTCTCTTAGCATGAT GGCAATAACAAAGATTCATTGCATATACTCATCTGAAGGAAAAGACCCATGTGTTATTTATGGCAACCCTTATTTAATGGGGTTTGGAATAATCCAACTTGGTTTTTCTCAACTTCCTGATTTTCATAATATTTCATGGCTCTCAATACTTGCTGCAGCCATGTCCTTCACATATTCCATAATTGGTCTCATCCTTGGAATTATCAAAATTGCAG AAAATGGTACTGTAATGGGTACCCTAGCAGGAGCTAAAGGAGAATTACCGATTGATAAAGTGTGGGGGATATTTCTAGCTCTTGGAAACATTGCCTTTGCATATTCATATTCTTTTATTCTCATTGAAATTCAG GATACCATAAAGTCTCCTTTTGAACTAAAAACAATGATGTTTGCTACAAGGATAAGCattgcaacaacaacaacattctATGTCTTATGTGGATGCATAGGTTATGGTGCATTTGGAAACTCAGCACCAGGAAATTTACTTACAGCATTTGATAATCCAATTTGGCTTATTGACATTGCAAATTTAGCACTAGTCATTCACCTTGTGGGAGCATACCAAGTTTATTCCCAACCCCTCTTTGCATTTGTTGAAGAACATGCATCTAAGAGATGGCCAAGTCTTGAAATTGAACACAAGGTGGAAATACCATTTTTACCCTCTTTCAAACTAAACAAATTGAGACTAGTTTGGAGATCATTTTTTGTTGTGGTAACAACTTTTATATCAATGTTGGTTCCATTCTTTAATGACATAATGGGAGTGATTGGAGCATTAGGATTTTGGCCCTTAACAGTTTATTTCCCTGTGGAGATGTACATCAAACAAATGAAAATCCAAAAATGGAGTGAGAAATGGATTGGTTTACAATGTTTGAGTATGTTTTGTCTCTTAGTAACACTTGCTGCTCTTGTTGGATCAGTGGTTGGTGTCTTGCTTGACCTTTCAAAATTCAAGGCATTCAGCTCACAATTATAG